From the genome of Fusarium keratoplasticum isolate Fu6.1 chromosome 11, whole genome shotgun sequence, one region includes:
- a CDS encoding Alpha-galactosidase: MSGLLLASLIALSGAYAKTVRSPTPPMGWNTYNRYNCNPTEEIVKANAKGMVDLGFAELGYTIVAVDCGWMTNERDENNRLQWNTKIFPSGPKALGEYIHDLGLEFGLYSGGGYYQCGSTDLPGSLGYEEIDAQSFADWGGDALKYDNCYSTSKTVMVDSTSPEAQSPDRFIKMGAALNETDRDIKLFLCQWGIGENVPDWAAPLGNTWRMSNDIFGAWRAIWRITNQVVGHAKHTRPGAFADMDMLEIGLGFLSFEEERFHFGFWSMMKSPLLIGGVLDEKEMPSESIKIMSNKEVIAINQDPLGKAAELVIRYTEEEWDVWAGDLSSNRKVLAVANWKNESQTVDVDLSLIGVDKAKARDVWAHADGSISDIETFELKAHELRLLVLSEIEEASRPKELSYYAADDASLEGSAKIVDCSKTECLPVNKKIGDIGGKDTKVTFKSVSAPRDGEVLVGIDFTNYDYRHTMWDWESNTRNMTITVNKGDSKRWAFPIAGGDWFESGRLNVVLDGFVKGDDNTVTFTPSSSSGWAPDLVGFEIFE; the protein is encoded by the exons ATGTCGGGACTTTTGCTCGCTAGCCTCATCGCTTTGTCTGGCGCTTACGCCAAGACTGTGAGGtctccaactcctcccaTGGGCTGGAACACGTACAACCGGTACAATTGCAACCCAACCGAGGAAATTGTCAAGGCCAACGCCAAGGGCATGGTGGATTTGGGCTTTGCGGAACTCGGCTATACGATTGTTGCCGTGGACtgtggatggatgacaaACGAAAGAGACGAGAACAATCGATTGCAATGGAACACTAAGATTTTCCCATCTGGTCCCAAGGCTCTTGGCGAGTATATCCATGACTTGGGCCTCGAGTTTGGCCTTTACTCTGGGGGCGGGTACTACCAATGTGGCTCTACTGACCTTCCTGGATCATTGG GTTATGAAGAGATCGATGCCCAGTCCTTTGCCGACTGGGGcggtgatgccctcaa ATATGACAATTGTTACTCAACGTCCAAAACCGTCATGGTCGATTCCACTTCGCCTGAGGCCCAAAGCCCAGATCGATTCATCAAGATGGGCGCAGCCCTTAATGAGACTGACCGAGATATCAAATTATTCCTCTGCCAGTGGGGTATCGGCGAGAATGTCCCAGACTG GGCTGCTCCCTTGGGCAACACCTGGAGAATGAGCAACGACATCTTTGGTGCCTGGCGGGCTATCTGGcgcatcaccaaccaagTCGTCGGCCATGCCAAGCACACTCGTCCAGGTGCATTTGCAGACATGGACATGCTTGA AATCGGGCTCGGCTTCCTGTCTTTTGAGGAAGAGAGATTTCACTTTGGCTTCTGGTCCATGATGAAGTCGCCTCTCCTTATCGGAGGAGTCTTGGATGAGAAGGAAATGCCAAGTGAATCTATCAAGATCATGTCCAACAAGGAGGTCATTGCCATCAACCAAGACCCCCTGGGCAAGGCAGCTGAACTCGTTATCCGATATACCGAGGAAGAGTGGGATGTGTGGGCCGGCGACCTTTCTTCCAATCGAAAGGTGTTGGCTGTTGCCAACTGGAAGAACGAGTCTCAGACGGTGGACGTTGATTTAAGTCTGATCGGCGTGGACAAGGCTAAGGCCCGTGACGTCTGGGCTCATGCTGACGGTTCTATCTCTGATATCGAGACCTTTGAACTGAAGGCTCATGAGCTTAGACTCCTCGTATTGAGCGAGATTGAAGAGGCTTCACGTCCCAAGGAACTCAGCTACTACGCCGCTGACGATGCATCTCTCGAGGGGTCCGCCAAAATTGTCGATTGCAGCAAGACCGAGTGCCTGCCAGTGAACAAGAAGATCGGAGACATCGGCGGCAAAGACACCAAAGTCACCTTCAAGTCAGTCAGCGCCCCTCGAGATGGTGAAGTGCTCGTGGGCATCGACTTTACCAACTACGACTATCGCCATACCATGTGGGACTGGGAATCCAACACTCGCAACATGACCATCACTGTCAACAAAGGAGATTCCAAGCGCTGGGCTTTCCCAATCGCTGGTGGAGACTGGTTTGAGAGTGGCAGGCTGAACGTTGTGCTTGATGGTTTCGTTAAAGGAGACGACAACACTGTCACTTTCacgccatcatcgtcctcgggCTGGGCTCCTGATCTGGTGGGATTTGAGATATTCGAGTAA
- a CDS encoding Zn(2)-C6 fungal-type domain-containing protein — protein MSASAIVGPGGESEIPSCQGCRRRKLRCSRDKPTCNHCQRLDSPCVYDAKKNKPGMKPGVIESLSRRVEALENTVYDSSRQDTNDLPSAPLSDTSQLVGAFSSLIQELRGLVSAPRTVAPLQAIHSSPEALHQTAPTPAQLSSVTEVAVVSPSHREPHSSHPPSRKRRRVDSCGNPNIELASQLGELGGSSNQLPPPELLEEIVTAYFNLIQPWIPVLHETRFRSRFYNHEQLPPLAVLLHAIVVAAIRFVDCDSHQLSAQEVETWMARSRSIVILSAMDGLAVENLQALSIIAFSDMGSGDVSRAWPSIGSLTRTVEYLQLSVEADDRQERPLLKPLPSIPPSKNWTQDEERRRVFWNIFNLDRLCSVMTGWNTSLTSDDVRRRLPADGGLWHKEETVLTPYFGIWDRSAARIGNSIVFLPAHYPSPEQTTDAPPGPETPLTTPTVPKGTTTVDMSTVGAFAYCIEATESLSQVTTYFLQQRINFKDRQEVSNWLTRFKELDLRLVHWKMFLPQKWKDSNISRRPTIINMDPNLTLAHITHNTSMILLHQQIAYPAPQWTTIVRMPSAHSAETCQIAASETATITQKYLKYTPNNSPVNSQFSFCVFVSARSLLVHWRYYKTDLAPEFWQLVESLEEMAKRWVGPILKEKHKHSLAGKYSAQLRALHKKCEEHPDFSLDVLGYSTDGFPPADIEANPGNETPQDQDSTLSKPQETQPVHQPQQLDSNINNVPTTMPMGQLNSLIQASPTNQNTEQHSPDELSAISTVLMDQGFMQLDRVISFDDMLFSAQTANDQGTAFQVDNWTLG, from the exons ATGAGCGCGTCAGCAATCGTCGGTCCCGGTGGGGAGAGCGAGATCCCATCTTGTCAggggtgtcgtcgtcgaaaGCTTCGATGTTCGCGTGACAAGCCGACGTGCAATCATTGCCAAAGGCTAG ACTCGCCTTGCGTCTATGATGCGAAAAAGAACAAGCCCGGGATGAAACCCGGAGTTATCGAGTCACTGAGTCGGCGAGTTG AGGCACTTGAAAACACTGTTTATGATAGCTCACGGCAAGACACCAATGACCTGCCGAGTGCTCCGTTATCGGATACATCGCAGCTTGTTGGAGCATTCTCCAGTCTGATCCAGGAACTGCGAGGTCTAGTTTCGGCTCCCAGAACTGTAGCACCATTACAAGCTATCCACTCATCACCAGAGGCGTTGCATCAAACAGCTCCAACACCGGCGCAGTTGTCTTCAGTCACCGAGGTAGCAGTCGTCTCACCCAGCCACAGAGAACCTCATTCTTCCCACCCACCTTCCCGTaagaggaggagagttgaCAGTTGCGGCAACCCAAACATCGAATTGGCAAGTCAGCTTGGTGAACTAGGTGGCAGCTCAAATCAGTTACCACCTCCAGAGCTCCTCGAAGAAATCGTCACAGCTTATTTCAACCTCATTCAACCATGGATCCCCGTACTGCACGAAACTCGATTCAGAAGCCGATTCTACAACCATGAGCAGTTGCCTCCTCTGGCTGTTCTCTTGCatgccatcgtcgtcgctgccaTCCGCTTCGTCGACTGTGATAGCCATCAACTATCAGCTCAAGAGGTGGAGACGTGGATGGCGAGATCTAGAAGCATTGTTATACTCTCTGCAATGGATGGACTTGCCGTTGAGAATTTGCAGGCATTGAGCATCATAGCCTTCAGTGAT ATGGGCAGTGGCGATGTCTCAAGAGCTTGGCCTAGCATTGGCTCGCTCACAAGAACCGTCGAATATTTGCAGCTCAgcgtcgaggccgatgatCGACAAGAGAGACCCCTTTTGAAGCCTCTCCCTTCAATACCACCTTCGAAGAATTGGACGCAAGATGAAGAGCGACGAAGAGTTTTCTGGAATATCTTCAACCTGGACAG ACTTTGCTCCGTCATGACTGG ATGGAATACTAGTTTGACATCAGATGACGTCCGTCGAAGGCTACCGGCCGATGGAGGTCTCTGGCACAAAGAGGAAACGGTCTTGACCCCGTACTTCGGCATCTGGGACCGTTCCGCCGCCAGAATCGGCAACTCGATCGTCTTCCTACCCGCACATTACCCAAGTCCCGAACAAACCACAGACGCACCGCCAGGCCCAGAGACACCGCTGACGACCCCAACTGTGCCGAAAGGAACTACCACAGTGGATATGTCAACCGTAGGGGCATTCGCCTACTGCATTGAGGCTACCGAGTCCCTCAGCCAAGTCACGACTTATTTTTTGCAACAGAGGATAAACTTCAAAGACCGTCAAGAAGTCAGCAACTGGCTTACAAGGTTCAAGGAGCTCGATTTGCGGCTTGTCCA TTGGAAAATGTTTCTTCCCCAAAAGTGGAAGGACTCAAATATCTCTCGACGaccaaccatcatcaacatggatCCCAACTTGACTCTCGCTCATATCACACACAACACTTCGATGAttctcctccaccaacaAATTGCATACCCAGCGCCCCAGTGGACGACGATTGTCCGAATGCCCAGCGCCCATAGCGCAGAAACTTGCCAAATCGCAGCCTCCGAGACAGCAACCATCACCCAAAAGTATCTCAAGTATACCCCAAATAACAGCCCAGTCAACAGCCAATTTTCATTCTGTGTCTTTGTCAGTGCCCGTTCACTCCTCG TGCACTGGCGGTACTATAAGACAGACTTGGCGCCCGAATTTTGGCAGCTCgtcgagagccttgaggaGATGGCAAAACGCTGGGTCGGCCCAATTCTCAAAGAGAAACACAAACATTCGTTGGCCGGGAAGTATAGTGCCCAGCTGCGTGCTCTACACAAGAAATGCGAAGAGCACCCGGACTTCTCACTCGACGTGCTCGGATATTCTACCGACGGATTTCCGCCAGCCGATATCGAAGCAAACCCTGGTAATGAGACGCCTCAAGACCAGGATAGTACTCTCTCAAAGCCCCAGGAGACACAGCCAGTTCACCAGCCGCAACAACTTGACTCAAACATCAACAACGTTccaacgacgatgccgatgggGCAACTCAACTCCTTGATACAAGCCTCCCCTACCAATCAAAATACCGAGCAGCATTCACCCGACGAGTTATCTGCCATTTCTACTGTGTTGATGGATCAGGGTTTTATGCAGCTGGACCGAGTAATCAGCTTCGATGACATGCTCTTTTCGGCACAGACTGCAAATGATCAAGGTACCGCGTTTCAAGTGGACAACTGGACTTTAGGGTAG